The Glycine soja cultivar W05 chromosome 6, ASM419377v2, whole genome shotgun sequence genome has a window encoding:
- the LOC114416412 gene encoding uncharacterized protein LOC114416412, with product MLQFPAYMTQYPLSTRTIPTSFLLPSQWPQPQNEELLLAMEESDFEEKCNEIRKMNSNLIVIGKTTNENDKEDFDNEADDDDADNAEESEGEEFEQETS from the exons atgtTACAGTTCCCGGCGTATATGACTCAGTACCCATTGTCGACGAGGACTATTCCGACGTCGTTTCTGCTACCCTCTCAGTGGCCTCAGCCCCAAAACGAAGAACTCCTTCTCGCCATGGAAGAGTCCGATTTCGAAGAAAAA TGCAACGAGATCAGGAAGATGAACAGCAACCTGATTGTGATAGGGAAAACCACTAATGAAAATGATAAGGAAGACTTTGACAATGAGGCAGATGACGATGATGCTGACAATGCAGAGGAATCTGAGGGTGAAGAATTTGAGCAAGAAACTAGTTGA